In Mercenaria mercenaria strain notata chromosome 13, MADL_Memer_1, whole genome shotgun sequence, a single window of DNA contains:
- the LOC123544133 gene encoding uncharacterized protein LOC123544133, protein MNNLVPLVLAFSCAISERADSVLGKLSFDEHLVKDLISKNTKLTEKVANLESDLRSLKEILQSQEKAKKNLELSILNLRQNFDDLYKRLQLESKYVGSDAAQVESESEGKRKEEMSLVADGYKPVTTHKTSEKDRVKRQEDEHVAFSAYVNHEVLAMGKDQTVQFQNVIINDGKGYNKFTGVFTVPRDGVYQLTFFVEDYHRFQSIFHMVVNRNIVTSAIADPIPVGQNVQGGNTVIIRLNAGDSVWVSCGSAGNNIEGYGRLRTSTFSGYFLYA, encoded by the exons atgaataatttGGTACCGCTAGTACTAGCCTTTAGTTGTGCAATTTCTGAAAGGGCAGATTCAGTGCTGGGAAAGCTCAGTTTTGATGAACATTTGGTAAAGGACCTTATTTCTAAAAACACAAAGCTGACGGAAAAAGTTGCCAACCTTGAATCGGACTTGCGTTCACTCAAAGAGATTCTACAATCGCAGGAGAAAGCTAAAAAAAATTTGGAGCTTAGTATTTTGAATCTTAGACAAAATTTTGATGATTTATACAAACGATTGCAATTAGAATCGAAGTATGTTGGGTCAGACGCTGCACAAGTTGAAAGTGAATCAGAGGGAAAGAGGAAAGAAGAAATGTCACTGGTTGCTGATGGATACAAACCTGTAACCACCCACAAAACATCTGAGAAAGACAGAG TTAAAAGGCAAGAAGATGAACATGTTGCATTCTCTGCCTATGTGAACCATGAAGTCCTGGCTATGGGCAAAGACCAGACAGTGCAATTTCAGAACGTTATTATAAACGACGGAAAAGGCTATAACAAATTTACTGGCGTATTTACAGTTCCGAGAGATGGGGTTTACCAGCTAACATTTTTCGTGGAAGATTACCATAGGTTTCAGTCGATATTCCATATGGTTGTGAACAGAAATATTGTAACCAGTGCGATTGCTGATCCAATACCCGTAGGCCAAAACGTACAAGGAGGCAATACTGTAATAATTCGTTTGAATGCTGGTGATTCAGTGTGGGTGTCTTGTGGCTCAGCAGGAAATAACATTGAAGGATATGGCCGACTGAGAACAAGTACATTTTCCGGTTACTTTCTATATGCTTAA
- the LOC123528436 gene encoding uncharacterized protein LOC123528436, giving the protein MKKSILFLLLQGCSFKLVAARLDTIVTSSSCDEYYNMEDIKEAYVTYNGTRLKEEECIVQFINYRTFTRQTCVKPLSLQISCNTKVEYYRMSFSISNNLEPKKLISCANASYDEWCGPTRTTYLYILFRTSWGSSDDYIQLHVYLKDLPKEDDLRNTDTNDSTSDTATWPLVIGVASIFIVGIIFVISCKRASERPPLVYQTTGGQLIMQIDQGNMNPAQSMIGCHPPQQPQGQPPVDGSFQMYPVQNAFPVPTKTEAECQSHVSFQNPSAPLSASADPPSYESVAK; this is encoded by the exons ATGAAGAAAAGTATATTATTTCTGTTACTACAAGGATGTTCATTTAAATTGGTCGCAGCCC GACTAGACACCATTGTCACTAGTAGCAGTTGTGATGAATACTATAACATGGAGGATATAAAGGAAGCGTATGTGACGTATAATGGAACACGGTTAAAAGAAGAAGAGTGTATTGTGCAGTTCATAAACTATCGGACGTTTACCAGACAAACCTGTGTTAAACCGTTAAGTTTACAGATTAGCTGCAATACAAAGGTGGAATACTACAGGATGTCTTTTAGTATTTCTAATAACTTGGAGCCAAAG AAGTTGATTTCTTGTGCAAATGCTTCCTACGATGAATGGTGTGGACCAACTAGAACGACTTATCTATATATTCTGTTCCGGACATCTTGGGGGAGTTCTGATGATTATATCCAGCTACATGTGTATTTAAAAGACT TACCGAAAGAGGATGATCTACGGAACACAGATACAAACGATTCTACTTCCGACACAGCTACGTGGCCCTTAGTAATTGGTGTTGCATCAATATTTATTGTTGGCATTATTTTTGTCATATCATGTAAAAGAGCATCGGAAAGACCTCCATTAGTTTATCAAACTACTGGCGGACAACTGATCATGCAGATAG ATCAGGGAAACATGAATCCTGCACAGTCTATGATTGGTTGCCACCCTCCACAGCAACCTCAGGGCCAGCCACCAGTTGATGGTAGTTTCCAGATGTACCCTGTACAAAATGCCTTTCCAGTGCCAACAAAGACAGAAGCTGAATGTCAGAGCCATGTCAGTTTTCAGAATCCATCAG CACCATTAAGTGCCAGTGCAGATCCGCCATCATATGAAAGCGTGGCAAAATAA